TGGCGCCTGTTCACCACGCTGGCGCGCTTCGACGCGGTGTACTTCGGGCACTTCAAGTGCAACCGCAACCGGATCGAGGACTTCGCGCGCCTGTCGGGCTACCTGCGCGAGCTGTACCGGGTGCCGGGCATCGCCGCCACGGTGGACATCGACCACATCAAGCGGCACTACTACATGAGCCACCCGCACATCAACCCGAGCCGCATCGTGCCGGCCGGGCCGCGCCTGAAGTTCTGCGAGCCCGTCTGACGCGCACGAAAAAGGGCTCCGTTGCCGGAGCCCTTGACGCATGCAGGCGGGGGTGAATCAGCGTGCAGCGATGCGGGTGGCCGCCGGCTGCCCGCCGTGGCGCGCCAGGTAGGCCGAGCCGCTGTCCTCGCGGGTCATGGCGGCCACGCGGTCGCGCGCCTGGATGTACTCGCCCACCACTTCGGCACGCGACTTGGTGCTGACGAAGCTGCGCAGCGGCGAGTAGGTGGTCGACCAGGGGTTCACGCCGGCCTTCTTGTAGGCCGCCAGTTCGGCCTGCACCTGCGCACGGGTGGCCGTGGACTGGAACGGCGTCGGATCGATGGTGATGTCGTCGGCGAAGGCGCTGCCGGCGGCAACGAAGGTGGCGAGAGCGAGGGCGATTTTGCGGTTCATGTTGTTCACTCCTGGTTGAAGACCGACAGATGGGTTCGGAAGCCGGCTTTTCCTTGCTGCCGGTGCATCGGATCGCGATCGCCGGCGGCATGGGAAGAATTGTGGGATCCGCAGCGCGAATGAAAAACCGCCTGGGCGTCCATGCGGCATTGCCAGAACGGCAACAATCGCCCCATGGCCGGCCCCGCCGGCGCTTCGCGATCGAAGGTGAAGATGGATCGGCTCCAGTCCATGCGCGTGTTCCAGCAGGTCGCCCTGGAAGGCGGTTTCGCCGCGGCCGCGCGCAAGCTCGACCTCTCCCCGGCGGTGGTCACGCGCCTGGTCAGCGACCTCGAGAAGCACCTGGGCGTGCGCCTGCTGCAAAGGACCACGCGCCGGCTGTCGCTCACGCAGGCCGGCGACGCCTACCTGGACCGGCTCAGGGGCATCCTGGCCGAGATCGACGAGGCCGATGCCATGGTGCAGGCGCACACGCGCGAGATGACCGGCACCGTGCGGGTGCTGGCGCCACCGGTGGCCGCCACCCACATGGTGGCTCCCGCGGTCGTCGCATTCCAGAAGCTGCATCCCGCGGTGCGGGTGGAACTGCACGTGGAGGATTCGCCCGACCCGGCGGTGCACGACTACGACCTCGCCGTGCTCAGCAGCGTGGCCGCGCTCGATTCGAGCGTGATCGCGCGGCCCATCATCGACAGCCAGACGGTGTTCTGCGCCTCGCCCGACTACCTGGCGCGCCATGGCGAGCCGCGCGTGCCCGAGGACCTGCTGCGGCACCGCTGCCTGCGCCTGCGGCTGACTGGTGCGCGGCTGGGCCCGCTGCGGCTGATCGATCCCACCGACGACGACCGGCAGCTCGAACTGGATCTGCCCGGCGCGCTGACGGCCAACCACACCGACACCCTGGTGCGCGCCACGCTGGATGGCGGCGGCATCAGCAGCCAGCCGATCGACCTGCTGGCGCCGCTGATCCAGGCCGGCCGGCTGCGCCGCGTGCTGGCGCCCTGGATCACGGCGCGGGTCTCGCTGGTGGCGGTGCTGCCCAGCCGCCAGTACATGCCGGCGCGCACCCGGGCCTTCGTCGATTGCCTGGTCGAGCACACCCGCCGACTCGTCGCCGGGTTGACACTGGAACCGCCGCAACTGCGGGGAGGCCGCCGATGACCCTGGCACCGCTCACGTCCCTCGCCGACATCCGGGCCCTGGAGCAGCGCCCGCTGCCGGAGTCGATGCCGGCGCGCTCGCCTTATGGCCTGATCGCCGCCGCGGCCCAACGCTTTCCCGGGCGCGACGCCTTCGTGTTCCTGACTTCGGGCGAGCCGGACGCGCCGCCGCAGCGCACCTCCTACGCCGGCTTGCTGGACCACATCCACCGGGCCGCCAACCTCTTTCGCAGCCTCGGCGTGGGCGCCGGCGATGCCGTGGCCCTCCTCGCCCCCAACCTGCCGCTGACGCACGCGGCCCTGTGGGGCGCGCAACTGGCGGGCCGCGCCTGCCCGATCAACTACCTGCTGCAGCCGGAGCACATCGCGGCCTTGCTGCAGGCGAGCGGCGCCCGTGTGATCGTGGCGCTCGCGCCGCATCCCGAGCTGGACATCGGCGCGACGGTGCGCCAGGTGCAGGCGCTGTCGGGGCTGCCGGTGCTGGCGATCCATGCACCGGGCTCGCCGCCGGACGACATGCCCGACTTCGAGGCCGCGCTGCGCGGGCAAGCCGCGCAGCTGCAGTTCGAGCCGGTGCTGCACCCCGACCAGGTGGCGGCCTGCTTCCACACCGGCGGCACCACCGGCGCGCCCAAGCTGGCGCTGCACACCCAGGGCAACGAAGCCCACACCGGCTGGTTCGCCCACGCCTTCTACGGCTTCGACGAGCACACCGTCGAGATCAACGGTTTCCCGCTGTTCCACGTGGCAGGCGCCTTCGTCTACGGCCTGGCGCTGCTGGCGATCGGCGCGACCCAGCTGCTGCCGACCGTGGCCGGCCTGCGCAACCCCGGCTTCATGCGCCACTACTGGCAGTTCTGCGAGCGCTACGGCGTCACCGCGCTGGCCTGCGTGCCCACCGTGCTGGCCACGCTGTCCAACCTGCCGGTGGATGCCGACATCTCCACCGTGCGCGTGGCCTACACCGGCGGCTCGCCGCTGCCGACCGAGCTGGCGCAGCAGTTCGAGCAGCGCACCGGCATCGCCGTGCGCAACATCCTGGGCATGACCGAATCGGCCGGCCTGATCTCGATCGAGCCGGCCGCGGGTCCGCGCGTGCCGGGCTCGGCCGGCCTGCCGCTGCCGTACACGCAGGTGCGGGTGCTGCCCTGGCGCGACGGCCGGGCGGTGCTGGACGAAGCGTGCCCGGCTGGCGCCACCGGGGTGATCGCCGTGCGCGGCCCCCACGTCAGCCCCGGCTACAGCGACCCGGCGCGCAACGGCGGCATGTTCGAGGGCGGCTGGCTGGTCTCGGGCGACCTCGGCCACGTGGACGCCGCCGGCTACCTGCACGTGACCGGCCGCGCCAAGGACGTGGTCATCCGCGGCAGCCACAACATCGACCCGGGGCTGGTCGAGGAAGCCTTCATGGCGCACCCGGCGGTGAGCCTGTGCGCGGTGGTCGGCGAGCCCGACGCCTACGCCGGCGAGCTGCCGGTGGCGTTCGTGGTGCTGCGCCCCGGCCACGAGGTCGACGCGGCCGGCTTGCTGCAGGCGGTGGCGCCCACGGTCTACGAGCGCCCGGCGGTGCCCAAGCGCGTGACCCTGGTCGAGGCGATGCCGATGACGGCCATCGGCAAGGTCTACAAGCCGGCCTTGCGGCTCATGGCGCTGCAGGACAAGCTGGGCGAGGTGCTGGCCGGCCTGGGCGCGGCGGCGCAGGTGCGGGCCGAAGACCGCGGCGGATCGCCGGTCGCCGTCGTGCAGGTGGCCGGCCCGCCCGACCCCGGCCTGAAGCAGCGCGTGCACGACGCGCTGGGTGCGATGGCGGTGACGCTGGAATTCCGCTTCGACGAATCCTGAGCCGGCACCCCCGGCTGCGGGAGTGGCCAGGCCCTCGCCGGACGGCAGCCCCTAGCCGCGCGCGGCCTTCACCATCACGCGCGACAGGCGGGCGAAATGGTCCATCGCCAGGTCGGTCAGCTCGATCTGCTTGCGGCGCGCGTCCTCGGTGTCGGCCAGGGTGATCCAGCCCTTGACGCGCATGGACTTCAGGCG
The sequence above is a segment of the Ramlibacter tataouinensis genome. Coding sequences within it:
- a CDS encoding AMP-binding protein, coding for MTLAPLTSLADIRALEQRPLPESMPARSPYGLIAAAAQRFPGRDAFVFLTSGEPDAPPQRTSYAGLLDHIHRAANLFRSLGVGAGDAVALLAPNLPLTHAALWGAQLAGRACPINYLLQPEHIAALLQASGARVIVALAPHPELDIGATVRQVQALSGLPVLAIHAPGSPPDDMPDFEAALRGQAAQLQFEPVLHPDQVAACFHTGGTTGAPKLALHTQGNEAHTGWFAHAFYGFDEHTVEINGFPLFHVAGAFVYGLALLAIGATQLLPTVAGLRNPGFMRHYWQFCERYGVTALACVPTVLATLSNLPVDADISTVRVAYTGGSPLPTELAQQFEQRTGIAVRNILGMTESAGLISIEPAAGPRVPGSAGLPLPYTQVRVLPWRDGRAVLDEACPAGATGVIAVRGPHVSPGYSDPARNGGMFEGGWLVSGDLGHVDAAGYLHVTGRAKDVVIRGSHNIDPGLVEEAFMAHPAVSLCAVVGEPDAYAGELPVAFVVLRPGHEVDAAGLLQAVAPTVYERPAVPKRVTLVEAMPMTAIGKVYKPALRLMALQDKLGEVLAGLGAAAQVRAEDRGGSPVAVVQVAGPPDPGLKQRVHDALGAMAVTLEFRFDES
- a CDS encoding DUF4148 domain-containing protein; the encoded protein is MNRKIALALATFVAAGSAFADDITIDPTPFQSTATRAQVQAELAAYKKAGVNPWSTTYSPLRSFVSTKSRAEVVGEYIQARDRVAAMTREDSGSAYLARHGGQPAATRIAAR
- a CDS encoding LysR family transcriptional regulator; this translates as MDRLQSMRVFQQVALEGGFAAAARKLDLSPAVVTRLVSDLEKHLGVRLLQRTTRRLSLTQAGDAYLDRLRGILAEIDEADAMVQAHTREMTGTVRVLAPPVAATHMVAPAVVAFQKLHPAVRVELHVEDSPDPAVHDYDLAVLSSVAALDSSVIARPIIDSQTVFCASPDYLARHGEPRVPEDLLRHRCLRLRLTGARLGPLRLIDPTDDDRQLELDLPGALTANHTDTLVRATLDGGGISSQPIDLLAPLIQAGRLRRVLAPWITARVSLVAVLPSRQYMPARTRAFVDCLVEHTRRLVAGLTLEPPQLRGGRR